In Cytophagales bacterium, the following are encoded in one genomic region:
- a CDS encoding glutathione peroxidase, giving the protein MQTSSFYDHQAEAIDGTPIEFSQYKGKKLLIVNTASRCGYTPQYEDLQLLHEQFGDKITILGFPANNFGAQEPGTNDEIAQFCKANYGVTFQMFAKIDVVGSSQHPVYQWLTNPDLNGKNSQAPTWNFCKYLIDENGNLVTFLGAGTNPGEDVIMNFVQSK; this is encoded by the coding sequence ATGCAAACTTCCAGTTTTTATGACCACCAGGCAGAAGCCATTGATGGAACACCTATTGAATTTTCTCAATACAAAGGCAAGAAATTGCTGATTGTGAATACCGCCTCTCGATGTGGTTATACCCCGCAATATGAAGATCTCCAACTATTGCATGAACAGTTCGGAGATAAGATCACGATCCTGGGATTTCCTGCCAATAATTTTGGAGCACAAGAGCCCGGAACCAATGATGAAATTGCACAATTCTGTAAAGCTAATTATGGCGTCACTTTCCAAATGTTTGCTAAAATTGATGTCGTTGGTAGTAGTCAGCACCCAGTTTATCAATGGCTTACAAACCCTGATTTGAACGGAAAAAACAGCCAGGCGCCTACCTGGAATTTTTGTAAATATCTGATTGATGAAAATGGAAACCTGGTTACTTTCCTGGGAGCCGGGACCAATCCCGGAGAAGACGTGATCATGAATTTTGTTCAGAGTAAATAA
- the arfB gene encoding alternative ribosome rescue aminoacyl-tRNA hydrolase ArfB, whose amino-acid sequence MKGSAKKPAGRGMDRGFEEQSTMNTRPKIGDIRQEIQVVTSRSGGPGGQHVNKVETKVILKWNIGASQVITDLQKEMIRTANRTKITQVDELMVSSDSKRSQVRNKEIAFKKLDRLLAKAFVKKKARIATKPTKASKQKRLDNKKKHGDKKEMRKRIV is encoded by the coding sequence TTGAAGGGGAGTGCCAAAAAGCCTGCCGGACGAGGCATGGACAGGGGATTTGAAGAACAATCAACAATGAACACCAGACCTAAAATAGGGGACATCAGACAAGAGATCCAGGTTGTGACCTCCAGGAGTGGTGGGCCCGGAGGCCAACACGTGAATAAAGTAGAGACCAAAGTGATCCTGAAGTGGAACATAGGTGCTTCTCAAGTCATCACTGATTTGCAAAAGGAAATGATCCGTACTGCCAATCGAACCAAAATCACACAAGTCGATGAGTTGATGGTCTCTTCAGATAGTAAGAGGTCTCAGGTACGAAACAAGGAAATTGCCTTTAAGAAGCTGGATCGTCTATTGGCTAAAGCATTTGTGAAGAAGAAAGCCAGAATTGCCACAAAACCGACGAAGGCTTCCAAACAGAAACGATTGGATAATAAGAAGAAACACGGTGATAAGAAAGAGATGCGGAAACGGATTGTTTGA
- a CDS encoding glycerate kinase: MLQEKEKLFLKLMKVLIAPDKFKGSLTAKEVCDAITAGVIEVFPEAEVTSIPMADGGEGTLDILKDLLDLEMVKLTVGDPYARPVKSWYGMKSQDAFIEMALASGLQLLNEEEQSASKTSTLGTGELIQHAIDRGARNIHLFVGGSATNDGGIGVAHALGFRFLDQFGKELSAIGQNLGLIDTIQKPERSFQDITFQIITDVKNPLLGSDGATNQYGPQKGAKKEELASLEQGMSHYANLIQEISGIDHAIKPGSGAAGGIGMSVMGLLKGEIRNGMETLLNITGFAKQVAQADLVITGEGKIDVQTLQGKVVHGVAKAGIKEGVPVVAICGINQLNEEEWKGLGLQDATSLKSPELTAEYCMQHAAELICLRVSKMAGKLK, encoded by the coding sequence ATGCTTCAAGAGAAAGAAAAATTATTTTTGAAGCTCATGAAGGTATTGATTGCACCAGATAAGTTCAAAGGGTCACTAACCGCGAAAGAGGTGTGTGATGCCATAACAGCAGGAGTAATAGAGGTATTTCCTGAGGCAGAAGTGACTAGTATTCCGATGGCCGATGGGGGTGAAGGTACACTGGATATCTTGAAGGACTTGTTAGACCTTGAAATGGTAAAACTAACGGTCGGTGATCCGTATGCTCGCCCGGTCAAGTCGTGGTATGGAATGAAAAGTCAGGACGCATTTATTGAAATGGCCTTGGCGTCCGGATTGCAATTACTGAATGAAGAGGAGCAAAGTGCTTCTAAAACATCTACCCTTGGAACAGGTGAATTGATTCAGCATGCCATCGATCGAGGGGCCAGGAACATCCATTTATTCGTAGGTGGAAGTGCTACAAATGACGGGGGAATTGGCGTTGCACACGCATTGGGGTTTCGTTTTCTGGATCAATTCGGAAAAGAATTATCCGCAATCGGTCAGAACCTGGGGCTCATCGATACGATTCAAAAGCCTGAGCGATCTTTCCAGGATATAACCTTTCAAATCATTACTGATGTAAAGAATCCATTGCTAGGATCGGATGGAGCTACCAATCAATACGGTCCGCAAAAAGGTGCGAAGAAGGAAGAATTGGCTTCATTGGAGCAAGGGATGTCGCATTACGCTAATCTCATTCAGGAAATATCTGGCATAGACCATGCGATCAAGCCAGGAAGCGGCGCGGCCGGTGGTATTGGTATGAGTGTGATGGGACTGCTCAAGGGAGAGATCAGGAACGGGATGGAAACTCTACTGAACATTACCGGTTTTGCCAAGCAAGTGGCCCAGGCAGATTTAGTCATCACGGGAGAAGGAAAAATCGACGTTCAGACACTGCAAGGTAAAGTGGTACATGGTGTGGCTAAGGCTGGCATAAAAGAAGGAGTACCCGTAGTGGCCATTTGTGGGATCAATCAATTGAATGAAGAGGAATGGAAGGGATTGGGTCTACAAGATGCTACTAGCTTAAAAAGTCCTGAACTCACTGCTGAATACTGTATGCAACATGCCGCTGAGTTAATTTGCCTCCGTGTGTCGAAAATGGCAGGAAAGCTGAAATAA
- a CDS encoding 2-dehydropantoate 2-reductase — protein sequence MKIAVIGVGGVGGYFGGKLAQAGNDVTFVARGTHGMALMENGLEVRSIQGDFKVPSVKVVNQITELSSPDLVILAVKSWQVKEVGDQINEILHQDSMVLPLQNGVLAIEELSVKINKHHLISGLCRIISKVEGPGVISHFGAVPSIVIGEMDHRESYRVQAIQKHFLDAEVDLKVSENIESELWKKFIMICLSGLQAVTRTTLGELRNTPETQAMMQSLLEEVYGLSQKIGIQIHSSYVEKTMTFIGTLPDETTFSLARDIWDNRPSEMEYQNGTVVQLGARYGYDTPINQFIYSCLLPGELKARK from the coding sequence ATGAAAATCGCTGTAATTGGTGTCGGAGGTGTCGGTGGTTACTTCGGAGGTAAGCTGGCACAAGCTGGGAATGATGTCACGTTTGTCGCACGTGGAACTCACGGCATGGCGCTGATGGAAAATGGACTTGAGGTAAGGAGCATTCAAGGAGATTTTAAAGTTCCATCCGTAAAGGTGGTGAATCAAATTACCGAGCTGTCTTCTCCGGATCTGGTGATACTGGCTGTTAAGTCATGGCAAGTCAAAGAAGTCGGTGATCAAATCAACGAAATCCTGCATCAGGATAGTATGGTATTACCGCTACAAAATGGAGTACTCGCCATTGAAGAATTATCTGTAAAAATCAATAAACATCACCTGATCAGTGGATTATGCCGGATTATCAGTAAAGTTGAAGGTCCGGGCGTGATCAGTCATTTTGGCGCGGTACCATCAATAGTCATTGGTGAGATGGATCACCGGGAAAGCTACCGGGTACAGGCCATACAAAAACACTTCCTCGATGCTGAGGTAGACCTCAAGGTGTCTGAAAACATCGAATCTGAACTTTGGAAGAAGTTCATCATGATTTGTCTGAGCGGGCTACAGGCCGTAACGCGCACTACGCTTGGTGAATTGCGAAATACACCCGAAACTCAGGCAATGATGCAATCGCTCCTCGAAGAAGTTTATGGACTGTCACAGAAGATCGGCATTCAAATCCATTCGTCTTATGTTGAAAAAACCATGACTTTTATCGGCACCTTACCTGACGAAACCACTTTTTCATTAGCACGAGATATCTGGGATAATAGGCCTTCTGAAATGGAATATCAAAATGGAACAGTGGTACAGCTAGGAGCACGCTACGGGTATGATACGCCGATCAACCAGTTCATTTATTCGTGTTTATTGCCCGGCGAATTGAAAGCAAGGAAGTAG
- a CDS encoding glucan 1,4-alpha-maltotetraohydrolase domain-containing protein, translating to MKKIYPLLLLLLLTLFSAKAQVANDDRVLIQGFYWEASHDHLNDYYEYVEGLVPDMQTSGIDMIWLPPPSDAGSWEGYLPRELNNFSNFYGTEAEHESLLTALGNAGIDAIADIVINHRVGSTNWVDFTNPTWGTNSITANDEVWSQPEYTSIGLRGNNDTGTPYAAARDVDHTQGYVQNDIKGFLDNLKALGYDGWRYDFVHGFDPYYITEYNNHTSPTFSVGENWNSDKQVIQDWIDASGSTAFDFPTYYALKGVIRDNNYSYLAYQGSPSGGIGWDPRNNTTFIENHDTPDYDPQNNVLNGTNVGQAYAYLLSHPGIPTIFWSHMYEWGTAVHDEIAALIQVRKDAGIHSQSPVTIHRSEAGLYVASIQGTNKTVYLKMGYSNWGDPAAEGQGGSWTLDTYGTNYAIWSEDIGNNGGGNTGSMTVYAQGYTHAYAWDDNQIPLLGAWPGTALSPSSNGWLEITIASDCANIIFNNNGGGQTADLNTCNTSPYYYNGTWHATDPTSGGGGNSGSLTVKVQGYTHAYAWDDNQNALLGAWPGTALTIGANGWLEATINDDCANVIFSNNGGNQTANLSTCNTAEYYHNGTWHTNDPLSGGGGNSLNVYAQGYTHVYAWDDNQNALMGAWPGTAMTNNGAWNTATIPANCANVIFSYNGGGQTADLITCGPDAYWYNNSWSGSDPLGSRSINTITPEFTNFPNPLESDGSITFKVAKEQQVSLVLYSLAGQQLILVNEVLTPGQHQIKFNKNQLPDASSIYVGKLRMGGQTFIRKILVK from the coding sequence ATGAAGAAGATCTACCCTTTGCTTTTACTTTTACTGCTGACCTTATTCAGTGCTAAGGCACAAGTAGCCAATGATGATCGAGTCCTTATACAGGGCTTTTATTGGGAAGCTTCCCACGATCACCTCAATGATTACTACGAATATGTAGAAGGCCTAGTTCCTGATATGCAGACCTCCGGGATCGATATGATCTGGTTACCACCACCGAGTGATGCAGGATCATGGGAAGGATATCTACCTCGCGAACTCAATAACTTCAGCAATTTCTACGGTACTGAGGCGGAGCATGAAAGTTTACTGACTGCATTGGGAAATGCCGGGATTGATGCCATTGCGGACATTGTGATCAATCACCGGGTCGGTTCTACCAACTGGGTGGACTTTACCAATCCTACCTGGGGTACCAATTCAATCACGGCCAATGACGAAGTATGGAGCCAGCCAGAATATACTTCTATTGGACTAAGAGGCAACAATGATACAGGCACTCCTTACGCCGCTGCCAGAGATGTGGATCATACTCAGGGATATGTACAGAATGACATCAAAGGATTTCTTGACAACCTGAAAGCCCTTGGCTATGATGGCTGGAGATACGATTTTGTTCACGGGTTTGATCCGTATTACATCACCGAATATAACAATCATACCAGCCCAACTTTCTCTGTGGGTGAAAACTGGAACTCCGACAAACAAGTAATCCAGGACTGGATAGATGCCTCAGGATCAACCGCTTTTGATTTCCCAACCTACTATGCACTCAAAGGTGTGATTAGGGACAATAACTATTCCTACCTGGCCTATCAGGGCTCACCGTCCGGAGGTATCGGTTGGGATCCAAGAAATAATACTACGTTTATCGAGAATCACGATACGCCAGATTATGACCCACAAAACAATGTATTGAACGGAACCAATGTAGGACAGGCCTATGCCTATCTCCTCAGCCATCCGGGTATCCCTACGATCTTCTGGAGTCACATGTACGAATGGGGAACAGCTGTTCACGATGAAATTGCTGCATTGATCCAGGTACGTAAGGATGCGGGTATCCATAGTCAGAGTCCCGTAACCATTCATCGTTCTGAGGCTGGACTATACGTGGCTTCTATTCAGGGAACGAACAAAACTGTGTACCTAAAAATGGGCTACAGCAACTGGGGTGATCCTGCCGCTGAAGGTCAGGGAGGCTCATGGACATTGGATACGTACGGAACAAATTATGCGATCTGGTCCGAAGATATAGGCAACAATGGCGGGGGCAATACAGGCTCAATGACCGTTTATGCTCAGGGCTACACACATGCTTATGCCTGGGACGACAACCAAATCCCTTTATTAGGTGCATGGCCCGGAACAGCCTTATCTCCTTCTTCGAATGGATGGCTGGAAATTACAATTGCTTCCGATTGCGCCAACATCATCTTCAACAATAATGGTGGTGGCCAGACTGCTGACCTTAACACTTGCAATACTTCGCCATACTACTACAATGGTACCTGGCATGCTACCGACCCCACTTCAGGTGGAGGTGGGAACAGTGGTTCCCTTACAGTTAAAGTTCAGGGTTATACTCACGCCTATGCCTGGGATGATAATCAGAATGCTTTATTGGGTGCCTGGCCTGGTACTGCGTTGACCATAGGTGCCAACGGCTGGTTGGAAGCAACGATTAATGACGATTGTGCCAATGTGATCTTCAGCAACAATGGCGGCAATCAAACGGCCAATCTATCCACTTGTAATACGGCGGAATACTATCATAATGGCACATGGCATACTAACGACCCACTTAGCGGTGGCGGTGGCAATTCCCTAAATGTCTATGCGCAAGGTTACACCCACGTGTATGCCTGGGACGATAATCAAAATGCTTTGATGGGTGCATGGCCAGGCACAGCAATGACTAACAACGGAGCATGGAATACCGCTACGATTCCAGCCAATTGCGCCAATGTGATCTTCAGTTACAATGGTGGTGGACAAACCGCTGATTTAATTACCTGTGGACCCGATGCTTACTGGTACAACAACAGTTGGTCCGGTTCTGATCCTCTTGGATCACGATCGATCAATACGATTACTCCTGAATTCACCAACTTTCCTAATCCACTGGAGAGTGATGGATCAATCACCTTTAAAGTGGCTAAAGAACAGCAGGTTAGCCTGGTACTTTACAGTCTGGCGGGTCAACAATTGATTTTAGTCAATGAAGTATTGACACCTGGTCAGCATCAAATCAAATTCAATAAGAATCAATTACCAGACGCATCCAGCATTTATGTCGGAAAACTCCGAATGGGTGGACAAACCTTTATTCGAAAGATCCTTGTGAAGTAG
- a CDS encoding helix-turn-helix domain-containing protein yields MGVLLSSQALAADQADTTFYKTTFIIEQLPSTTPHDASIYLAGSAWGWYPDIEANKFVRNDKGQFQLTVTHAVDTFQYKFTRGSWKAVEGRSNGRARPNRHFELADGHVILVTIDSWEDISIGSYVVYMFALLISALQGILLIIAINTIRNKNKKANGTLSIVLLLISLSLLGRASTFDPSIFNWQPRLILVPELLLFTYGPLFYYYVHKLLVIDFNKRLVPLHAFLFVVQFGLYIPYLTINNQTFIYRLIDKELFPIFAITGLVALLFNVAYWFFSRQLIIQYTRQESLNENQKKYTRFLNGILRIKAIYLIVWALTVIIYAVGEATDYELLFVVEQMIDVLWLIFSFIIFALAYYAVKHPEVLREKQKYKDQSIKKTELDHILERLEVIMQEDKAFLDPSLTLNSLAYLVPTSTHMLSQVINEQFNKSYNDYVNGYRINEFITLAKVDDQESFLSLAFQVGFGSKPTFNRAFKKLKGKTPKEYFKEAV; encoded by the coding sequence TTGGGGGTTCTGTTATCCAGTCAAGCACTTGCGGCCGACCAAGCTGATACTACCTTTTATAAAACCACCTTTATCATTGAGCAGTTGCCCTCTACTACGCCACACGATGCTTCAATTTATTTAGCAGGTAGTGCCTGGGGATGGTATCCGGATATTGAAGCCAACAAATTTGTAAGAAACGACAAAGGACAGTTTCAATTGACAGTGACCCATGCCGTAGATACCTTTCAATACAAGTTTACACGTGGTAGTTGGAAAGCCGTAGAAGGTCGATCCAATGGCAGGGCCAGGCCCAATCGCCATTTCGAACTAGCCGATGGTCATGTCATTCTGGTCACGATCGATTCCTGGGAAGACATTTCCATTGGGTCTTATGTCGTTTACATGTTTGCCTTGTTGATTTCGGCGCTGCAAGGAATCTTACTCATCATCGCAATCAATACGATCCGCAACAAGAACAAGAAGGCAAACGGCACGTTAAGTATTGTCCTTTTATTGATTTCCTTGTCCTTGCTGGGTAGGGCATCTACTTTTGACCCGTCAATTTTCAACTGGCAGCCCCGCTTGATCCTGGTTCCTGAACTTTTGCTTTTCACTTATGGGCCTTTGTTCTACTATTATGTGCACAAGCTTTTGGTGATTGACTTCAACAAAAGGCTGGTCCCCCTGCATGCCTTTCTTTTTGTGGTACAATTTGGGCTATATATTCCATACCTCACGATCAACAATCAAACCTTCATCTATCGGCTCATTGATAAAGAGCTTTTCCCAATCTTTGCGATAACAGGACTAGTCGCTTTGTTGTTTAATGTGGCCTATTGGTTTTTCAGCCGTCAACTGATCATTCAATACACACGTCAGGAATCACTGAATGAAAATCAAAAGAAATACACCCGTTTCCTGAATGGAATCCTGCGCATCAAAGCAATTTACTTGATTGTATGGGCCCTGACTGTGATCATCTATGCAGTAGGCGAGGCCACAGATTATGAACTGTTGTTCGTTGTTGAGCAAATGATTGATGTGCTTTGGCTCATCTTTTCGTTCATCATTTTCGCATTGGCGTATTACGCCGTGAAACACCCTGAAGTACTTAGAGAGAAGCAGAAATATAAAGATCAATCGATCAAAAAGACAGAGCTTGACCATATCCTGGAACGACTGGAAGTGATCATGCAAGAAGACAAGGCCTTTCTCGATCCCAGTTTGACCTTGAATAGCCTGGCCTACCTCGTGCCAACATCTACGCATATGTTATCACAGGTGATCAACGAGCAATTCAATAAAAGCTACAATGACTATGTGAATGGCTATAGGATCAATGAATTCATCACCCTTGCAAAAGTAGATGATCAGGAGTCCTTTTTGTCACTGGCATTTCAAGTTGGATTTGGTTCCAAACCGACCTTTAATCGCGCCTTTAAAAAGCTTAAAGGAAAAACCCCTAAGGAGTATTTTAAGGAAGCGGTTTGA
- a CDS encoding PadR family transcriptional regulator: protein MAKEYLGELEELILLLILMLKEEAYGLAIRKALREHAGRTVTIGAVHGTVNRLESKGFVESNLGGATDERGGRRKRIFTLTAEGKSLLHKSQDVKVNLWRQIPELSLSNTQ from the coding sequence ATGGCAAAAGAATACCTTGGAGAGTTAGAGGAACTGATTTTGTTGCTCATTCTGATGTTGAAGGAAGAAGCATATGGATTGGCGATCAGAAAGGCTTTGCGTGAACATGCTGGGCGAACCGTCACTATAGGCGCGGTACATGGGACTGTGAATCGATTGGAAAGCAAAGGGTTTGTAGAGTCTAATCTGGGTGGCGCAACCGATGAAAGGGGAGGTCGCCGAAAACGCATCTTTACTTTAACCGCAGAAGGAAAGTCATTGCTTCATAAAAGTCAGGATGTAAAAGTGAACCTTTGGCGTCAAATTCCAGAGCTATCGCTATCTAACACGCAATAA
- a CDS encoding FtsX-like permease family protein, whose translation MKSSRKRPLEERILEWCCRGDFLEEILGDLYEYREELEEYPAWQRPWRFWFQAFNFIRPSLAKKLINIQKLNLLGMILHNFTITFRGFRRHKSSFLINLIGLSTGFAASILIALWVLDECTVDKFNANDDRLYRVMAHFQLPEQKVTWDYTSGRMARSMKEEFPEIDKATRINNHFFVPAGVLETPQGNLEIEGIFADPNLFDVLDYELITGDPATALTDLKSIVITQGLAEKLHGSVEGAMGKDFHWSSSLFDETFRVTGVVESPPSNASMQFETIINYQILVNRDKWADEWNGGYAETFLLLKEGVDPMAFEGKIVNYYDDKINNDRFTLFLQKFSDQYLYGDFEDGQLIGGRIENVRLFLLIAIFILVIASINFINLTTAQASIKLKEIGIKKSLGGSRQQLIGQFLQESITLSFVSICMAVLLVYGVLPIFNLLTGKILVLDLLSIGGYLFLMGLVLGLLAGIYPAFYLSSFSAIKIIRGQLSLGGQWIRKILVIIQFAISLVFIVEVLVIHQQLDFMEQKPLGYNRQNVLTFKGRGAREVDLQAFKNELSAIPGVSSVSSMMGAFLWGNDSGSGYIWNNEPENANYLFKSPKMGYGVLETLEIELAAGRLFDPERNDDRTKVIINESALKMMNIENPIGYKLGYGQGEEKREIIGVVKDFQYGSMHQEIEPVLIRFRENGRNFILRLEPGTEISTIDKIESLYSQFYPKYVFNGRFLDDSYSALYDTEQRIGGLSGYFALLAILISCLGLLGLATFTTARRVKEIGIRKVMGCETWRIIYLLTSDFTKMVLIAILIGIPLSYLAGNKWLENFAYAIDLEWWLFVLAGITALLIAWFTVGIYTVKAATANPVEALKDE comes from the coding sequence GTGAAAAGCTCCCGAAAACGACCACTGGAAGAAAGAATTCTAGAGTGGTGCTGCCGTGGTGATTTCCTCGAAGAAATACTCGGAGATCTCTACGAATACCGCGAAGAACTAGAAGAATATCCTGCCTGGCAACGTCCATGGAGGTTTTGGTTCCAGGCATTTAATTTCATCAGGCCCTCATTAGCCAAAAAACTCATCAACATTCAAAAACTCAATTTACTCGGTATGATCTTACATAATTTCACCATCACGTTTCGAGGTTTTCGCCGACACAAATCAAGCTTTCTCATCAATCTGATAGGACTATCAACAGGTTTTGCTGCCTCGATTCTTATTGCTTTGTGGGTACTCGATGAATGTACCGTAGATAAATTCAATGCAAATGATGATCGTTTATATCGGGTAATGGCTCACTTTCAATTACCCGAACAGAAAGTTACCTGGGACTATACTTCTGGTAGGATGGCACGATCCATGAAAGAAGAATTTCCTGAAATTGATAAGGCTACTCGGATCAATAATCATTTCTTTGTTCCAGCAGGCGTACTAGAGACACCTCAGGGAAATTTGGAGATCGAAGGGATTTTCGCCGATCCTAATCTCTTTGATGTGCTGGATTATGAATTGATCACGGGCGATCCTGCTACCGCATTAACAGATTTAAAATCGATAGTAATCACTCAAGGGCTTGCTGAGAAATTGCACGGAAGTGTTGAAGGCGCTATGGGAAAAGACTTTCATTGGAGCAGTAGCTTATTTGATGAGACCTTTAGAGTGACTGGGGTGGTGGAAAGTCCTCCATCAAATGCTTCCATGCAGTTTGAAACGATCATCAATTACCAAATACTGGTGAACCGTGATAAATGGGCGGATGAATGGAACGGTGGATATGCAGAAACGTTTCTCTTGCTCAAAGAGGGAGTAGACCCCATGGCATTTGAAGGGAAAATAGTCAACTATTACGATGATAAGATCAACAATGACCGTTTTACCTTGTTCCTGCAAAAGTTTTCTGATCAATACCTTTATGGAGACTTTGAAGATGGTCAATTAATAGGGGGAAGGATTGAGAATGTTCGATTATTTCTACTCATCGCGATCTTCATTTTAGTCATTGCCAGCATCAATTTCATCAACCTAACGACTGCACAAGCTTCGATCAAACTCAAAGAAATTGGCATAAAGAAGTCATTGGGAGGGAGCAGGCAGCAATTAATTGGACAGTTCCTACAGGAGTCTATCACCTTGTCATTTGTCTCTATATGCATGGCTGTCCTGCTGGTGTATGGCGTCTTACCCATATTCAATCTATTGACAGGAAAAATATTGGTTCTTGACTTACTTTCAATAGGAGGATATTTGTTTCTGATGGGATTGGTATTAGGCCTGCTCGCAGGAATTTACCCTGCGTTCTATCTTTCCTCCTTTTCAGCGATTAAGATCATACGAGGACAGTTATCTCTGGGAGGACAATGGATTAGAAAGATATTAGTGATCATTCAGTTTGCCATTTCATTGGTCTTTATTGTTGAAGTGTTGGTTATCCACCAACAACTTGATTTCATGGAGCAAAAACCTCTTGGCTACAACCGTCAAAATGTATTGACTTTTAAAGGTAGAGGGGCTAGAGAAGTGGACTTGCAGGCCTTTAAAAATGAATTGAGTGCGATCCCCGGAGTAAGTAGTGTCTCCTCGATGATGGGGGCTTTTCTGTGGGGGAATGACAGTGGAAGTGGCTATATATGGAACAATGAACCTGAAAATGCCAATTATCTATTCAAATCTCCAAAGATGGGATATGGTGTGCTGGAAACGCTCGAAATAGAATTAGCAGCGGGTAGGTTGTTTGACCCTGAACGAAATGATGATCGAACGAAGGTGATCATCAATGAATCTGCTTTGAAGATGATGAACATTGAAAATCCAATTGGCTACAAATTGGGATATGGCCAGGGTGAAGAGAAAAGAGAGATCATTGGGGTGGTCAAAGACTTTCAATATGGATCGATGCATCAGGAAATCGAACCAGTTCTGATTCGATTTCGTGAAAACGGACGAAATTTTATTCTTCGACTGGAGCCAGGTACTGAGATTTCGACTATCGACAAAATTGAATCACTTTACAGTCAATTCTATCCAAAATACGTATTCAATGGTCGATTTCTGGATGATTCCTATTCCGCGTTGTATGATACTGAACAGCGCATTGGTGGTCTCTCCGGATATTTTGCCCTACTTGCGATTTTGATTTCATGTTTGGGTCTACTTGGCCTGGCTACTTTCACGACAGCCCGAAGAGTAAAGGAAATAGGGATCAGAAAGGTAATGGGGTGCGAAACCTGGAGAATCATTTACTTGCTTACTTCAGACTTCACCAAAATGGTGCTCATTGCCATCCTTATTGGAATTCCTTTGAGTTACCTGGCTGGAAATAAATGGCTGGAAAACTTCGCTTATGCCATTGACCTGGAATGGTGGCTTTTCGTTCTCGCAGGAATCACAGCACTATTAATTGCCTGGTTTACCGTCGGAATCTATACGGTGAAAGCCGCTACCGCTAATCCGGTCGAAGCATTGAAGGATGAGTAA
- a CDS encoding SnoaL-like domain-containing protein, translated as MNAKDHFAIKMYSKLQLKTGQLIEIDEIIVYEVAEGRIVKETYFYNQP; from the coding sequence TTGAACGCCAAAGATCACTTCGCCATTAAGATGTATTCCAAATTGCAATTAAAGACTGGTCAGCTCATAGAAATCGATGAGATCATTGTCTACGAAGTAGCTGAAGGCAGAATCGTCAAGGAAACCTATTTCTACAATCAGCCATAA
- a CDS encoding SnoaL-like domain-containing protein, which yields MTINQISNRLITLLENKAFIEAQKELFDDNVVSIEPSFHPKPITKGLEKLLIKEQQFIDSIASWEDFQPH from the coding sequence ATGACCATCAATCAGATCAGTAATCGCTTGATCACCTTATTGGAAAACAAAGCTTTCATCGAAGCTCAAAAGGAGCTGTTCGACGATAATGTCGTGAGTATCGAGCCTTCATTTCACCCTAAACCCATTACCAAAGGACTTGAAAAGCTCTTGATTAAAGAACAGCAATTCATTGATAGCATTGCATCTTGGGAAGACTTTCAACCCCATTGA